The following are from one region of the Littorina saxatilis isolate snail1 linkage group LG2, US_GU_Lsax_2.0, whole genome shotgun sequence genome:
- the LOC138959470 gene encoding protoheme IX farnesyltransferase, mitochondrial-like — MDKSRLSLTLIRMCKVQVFAKEANSISTSSALTARRVPPSTYCRRHATKAATSAKTASAVKAHGNFNDVMDLPASPPPLTEREQSSQLDLRVPVVQIEDIHRAEPITLHFKHAEQVVSVTAGSIANDLTLFMPKRNEVFSIHIPHSEQVMRTVLLDGSVLPTTALRVTAATAEPDQTNPGKRIDSIDEHQWQEQVLAVQKLPQYYMMLSKIRLTGLVVLTTMAGYAMAPAAFDPLTFVLCTVGTGLTSCAANSVNQFFEVPYDSQMNRTKNRVLVRGHMSPLHAVSFAVASSVTGLAILSLGVNGITACLGAFNLGLYTLAYTPLKRVSIVNTWVGAVVGAIPPMMGWAACTGGLEAGAWLLGGVLFAWQFPHFNALSWNLRPDYSRAGYRMMSVVNPGLTKRVALRYCLATTGLCLAAPLVDLTTWTFAADSLPLNLYLSYLGWQFYRHGDSKTSRKLFRFTLIHLPAMLILMWISKKQKQSSKAAEAKVVEQAVAVSV, encoded by the exons ATGGATAAAAGTCGTTTGAGTTTAACCTTGATACGCATGTGTAAGGTTCAAGTGTTCGCAAAGGAGGCCAACTCTATTTCAACGTCGTCTGCTCTTACCGCGAGAAGGGTACCGCCTTCGACCTACTGCCGAAGG CATGCCACTAAAGCGGCCACAAGTGCCAAGACAGCAAGTGCTGTCAAGGCACACGGAAATTTCAATGATGTTATGGATCTGCCAGCTTCGCCTCCCCCTCTCACTGAAAGGGAACAGTCATCACAGCTGGATTTGAGAGTTCCAGTGGTGCAGATAGAAGACATCCACAGAGCAGAACCAATCACTTTGCATTTCAAGCATGCAGAACAGGTGGTCAGTGTAACGGCAGGCAGTATTGCAAACGACTTGACACTGTTCATGCCAAAGAGAAATGAAGTCTTCAGTATACACATTCCACATTCTGAACAG GTGATGCGCACAGTTCTGCTGGACGGCTCAGTGTTACCCACAACCGCTCTGCGCGtcacagcagcaacagcagaacCGGATCAAACCAACCCAGGAAAAAGGATTGACTCCATTGATGAACACCAGTGGCAGGAGCAAGTGCTTGCTGTGCAGAAACTCCCCCAGTACTACATGATGCTGTCCAAAATCAGGCTGACAG GTCTAGTGGTGTTGACCACAATGGCTGGCTATGCCATGGCTCCAGCCGCTTTCGATCCCCTGACTTTTGTCCTGTGCACTGTGGGCACTGGACTGACCTCCTGTGCTGCAAACTCTGTCAACCAG TTCTTTGAAGTGCCCTATGATTCACAGATGAATCGCACCAAAAACAGAGTCTTAGTACGAGGCCACATGAG CCCCTTGCATGCAGTGTCCTTTGCGGTTGCATCCAGTGTGACAGGCCTCGCCATCCTTTCGCTGGGCGTGAATGGAATCACAGCGTGTCTTGGGGCCTTCAACCTTGGTCTCTATACACTGGCTTACACGCCACTGAAGCGTGTCAGCATCGTTAACACCTGGGTGGGAGCGGTGGTGGGGGCTATTCCCCCCATGATGGGCTGGGCTGCTTGCACTGGGGGCTTGGAAGCAG GTGCTTGGCTGCTGGGGGGAGTGCTGTTTGCTTGGCAGTTCCCGCACTTCAACGCCCTCAGCTGGAACCTCCGCCCGGACTACTCTCGCGCTGGATACCGCATGATGTCAGTGGTCAACCCGGGCCTGACCAAGCGAGTAGCCCTTCGTTACTGCCTGGCCACCACAGGTCTTTGTCTGGCCGCTCCTCTTGTCGACCTGACCACCTGGACCTTTGCTGCCGACTCCCTGCCCCTCAACCTCTATCTCTCCTACCTGGGCTGGCAGTTTTATCGCCATGGCGACAGCAAGACCTCCAGGAAGTTGTTCCGCTTTACGTTGATCCATCTTCCAGCGATGCTGATCTTGATGTGGATCAGCAAGAAACAGAAGCAGAGTTCCAAGGCAGCTGAAGCGAAAGTTGTTGAGCAGGCTGTGGCTGTGTCCGTATGA